One stretch of Priestia megaterium DNA includes these proteins:
- a CDS encoding methyltransferase, translating to MNEQYYDALLNIKTTGEQKGFNDSFHYHRYEPTPYSALETLFTQYELTSSDRIVDFGCGKGRLNFYVNYLCNATAVGVEMNEHFYEQAIDNQRRYLKKAKGRKHHIHFQCCLAQKYKIHPLDNCFYFFNPFSVQIFIQVVNNILLSWEENKREIDLILYYSSEDYLHHLEKHPSFILKEEVMLPELDRKNPYERFLIYKVAY from the coding sequence ATGAATGAGCAATATTATGACGCTTTATTAAATATAAAAACAACGGGAGAACAAAAGGGATTTAATGATTCATTTCATTACCATCGTTATGAACCCACGCCTTATAGTGCATTAGAAACACTTTTCACTCAGTATGAGCTAACAAGCAGCGATAGAATTGTTGACTTCGGGTGTGGAAAAGGAAGGCTGAATTTTTATGTGAACTACCTATGCAATGCCACCGCTGTAGGGGTAGAAATGAACGAGCACTTTTATGAGCAGGCCATAGATAATCAGAGGCGCTATTTAAAAAAAGCCAAGGGCCGCAAACATCATATTCATTTTCAGTGTTGTTTAGCCCAGAAATATAAGATTCATCCACTAGACAACTGCTTTTATTTTTTTAATCCTTTTTCAGTTCAAATTTTTATCCAAGTAGTGAACAATATTTTGCTTTCGTGGGAAGAGAATAAGCGCGAGATTGATTTGATTTTATATTATAGTTCGGAGGATTATCTTCATCATCTCGAAAAACACCCTTCTTTCATTTTAAAAGAAGAAGTAATGCTGCCAGAGTTGGATCGTAAAAACCCATATGAACGGTTTTTGATTTATAAAGTAGCTTATTAA
- a CDS encoding MerR family transcriptional regulator — protein sequence MSELKIDDVAKQSGLTKRTIRYYEQIGLMPAPPRSEGGFRLYTEEHVEFLKKITNAKEVMGFSLQELQEFLALSDTLEIQKMDYRQVKGTNQQKEKLEQVLHTVEEQLKLIEQKKKNILKVESDLLSLRDRAKAAIVKFEQEES from the coding sequence ATGAGTGAACTAAAAATAGATGATGTAGCGAAGCAAAGCGGTTTAACAAAACGCACGATTCGTTATTATGAACAAATTGGACTGATGCCAGCACCTCCAAGAAGTGAAGGTGGATTTCGTCTGTACACCGAAGAACATGTAGAATTTTTAAAGAAAATTACCAATGCCAAAGAAGTCATGGGTTTTTCACTTCAAGAATTACAGGAATTTCTTGCTTTAAGTGATACTCTTGAAATACAAAAGATGGATTATAGGCAAGTGAAAGGAACAAATCAACAAAAAGAAAAGTTAGAGCAAGTGTTACATACGGTAGAAGAGCAGCTCAAGCTGATTGAACAGAAAAAGAAAAATATCTTAAAAGTAGAGTCTGACCTTCTGTCACTGAGAGATCGTGCTAAGGCTGCAATTGTAAAATTTGAGCAGGAAGAATCATAA
- a CDS encoding H-type small acid-soluble spore protein → MDKQRAKQIADSPVMANVTYNDTAVYIQHVSEENDTVRIYPLGQPENEQNVSVSQLVEN, encoded by the coding sequence GTGGACAAGCAGCGAGCAAAACAAATTGCTGATTCACCCGTTATGGCTAACGTTACGTATAACGATACGGCCGTTTATATTCAACATGTAAGCGAAGAAAATGATACGGTAAGAATTTATCCGCTAGGTCAGCCGGAGAATGAACAAAATGTTTCCGTGAGCCAATTAGTAGAGAATTAA
- a CDS encoding flagellar hook-associated protein FlgK produces MNPYYFNPGYIPQQVDYSVQQYYPPYVPQHEEYDERQQLQNLGGFERRIRALERQNEEQVREITRLNRVVERHTDRINRLNQRLRNVERRLNIPFTASQDGF; encoded by the coding sequence ATGAACCCTTATTATTTCAACCCTGGATACATTCCTCAGCAAGTTGATTACTCAGTTCAACAATACTATCCCCCTTACGTACCACAGCATGAAGAATACGATGAAAGACAGCAGCTTCAAAATCTTGGAGGATTTGAACGAAGAATTCGTGCCCTTGAGAGACAAAATGAGGAGCAAGTCAGAGAAATTACTCGTTTAAATCGAGTTGTGGAGCGACATACTGACCGTATAAACAGATTAAATCAGCGCTTACGCAATGTAGAAAGAAGACTTAACATTCCATTTACAGCAAGCCAGGACGGATTTTAA
- a CDS encoding DUF3900 domain-containing protein — protein sequence MDFKINFLSFYVIQVEGKEEQASKQYKHFQTLDTEEYEESSIKDFLDGEFKKIVKRKVERHPKAEQVPTKLGYFIVEPGHALDSNPNYNLFHRTRFATTKEEFEENSEQFINAYLDTAAVRGGAFLVVSAVPRKYFDHAFVFILKCDFEPKVASISDESTLIRHVEMAITTKNMKSIQYPYMPEEGMVEESELVIHQASHARYFEDFLKFIDYNEPMPEIMKTQVMDMVREHVSETFEAESVELEQFESDIELWATSEKRELQERLDTHQVMEAAAHIVEHTPDAELKMKLGETEIKGLLADFGENIHLAKVNGRYVALIEAESILFEKGASPIEFHKPDDLHGIIEKISSKKWEE from the coding sequence ATGGATTTTAAAATTAATTTTTTATCATTTTACGTGATACAAGTAGAAGGAAAAGAAGAACAGGCTTCTAAACAATATAAGCATTTTCAAACGCTTGATACGGAAGAATATGAAGAAAGTTCCATTAAAGATTTTTTAGACGGTGAATTTAAAAAAATTGTAAAGCGCAAAGTAGAGCGACACCCCAAAGCAGAACAAGTGCCTACAAAGCTCGGGTATTTTATAGTTGAACCAGGACACGCTCTCGACTCAAACCCTAATTATAATTTATTTCACCGCACTCGTTTTGCCACAACCAAAGAAGAATTTGAAGAAAACAGCGAACAGTTTATCAATGCGTACCTTGATACTGCAGCCGTTCGAGGAGGAGCATTTTTAGTTGTATCTGCTGTTCCAAGAAAATATTTTGATCATGCTTTTGTGTTTATTTTAAAATGTGACTTTGAACCAAAAGTGGCTTCAATTTCAGATGAATCAACCCTTATTCGCCACGTAGAAATGGCGATTACTACTAAAAACATGAAATCTATTCAATACCCCTACATGCCTGAAGAAGGCATGGTCGAAGAAAGCGAGCTTGTCATCCACCAAGCATCTCACGCCCGTTACTTTGAAGACTTTTTAAAATTCATTGACTACAACGAGCCGATGCCTGAGATTATGAAAACACAAGTGATGGATATGGTGCGTGAACATGTCAGCGAAACGTTTGAAGCAGAAAGCGTAGAACTCGAACAGTTTGAGTCGGACATAGAATTGTGGGCAACAAGTGAAAAGCGTGAGCTTCAAGAACGTTTAGATACGCATCAAGTCATGGAAGCTGCTGCACATATCGTCGAGCATACGCCTGATGCAGAGCTTAAAATGAAGCTTGGCGAAACAGAGATTAAAGGACTGTTAGCTGATTTTGGTGAAAATATTCACTTAGCAAAAGTGAACGGACGCTACGTGGCTTTAATTGAAGCAGAATCGATTCTGTTTGAAAAAGGCGCGTCTCCGATTGAGTTTCATAAGCCGGATGATTTGCACGGGATTATTGAAAAGATCAGCAGTAAGAAATGGGAAGAATAA
- a CDS encoding poly-gamma-glutamate hydrolase family protein, producing MPDKYASFSELASYEVYNQDYKIQFEIRPSNIIMLAIHGGGIETGTSELAVGLAGNEYSYYIFEGLKKSGNADLHITSTHFDEPHALTIISKEDYAVSFHGYNDKSEKHTKIGGADKTLRSKIHEALVSKGFSTEILSDQDPFSGTSPRNITNKTARRMGVQIEISKAQREAFFATNTRNERKNSKTQEFFEYISAIRSAFPLR from the coding sequence ATGCCAGATAAATATGCTAGCTTCTCTGAACTTGCCTCTTATGAAGTATACAACCAAGACTACAAAATTCAGTTTGAAATCAGACCTTCTAACATTATTATGCTTGCGATACACGGCGGAGGTATCGAAACTGGAACATCCGAACTTGCTGTTGGCCTAGCAGGAAACGAATACTCGTACTATATATTTGAAGGGTTAAAGAAATCAGGAAATGCCGACCTTCATATCACATCCACTCATTTTGATGAACCTCATGCGCTAACTATTATATCGAAAGAAGACTATGCAGTATCTTTTCATGGATACAATGATAAAAGTGAAAAACACACTAAAATCGGCGGTGCTGACAAAACGTTAAGGTCCAAAATACATGAAGCGCTTGTTTCCAAAGGTTTTAGTACAGAAATTTTATCAGATCAAGACCCTTTTTCCGGTACAAGCCCTAGAAATATAACCAATAAAACAGCTAGGCGGATGGGTGTGCAAATTGAGATAAGTAAAGCGCAAAGAGAAGCTTTTTTTGCAACTAACACGAGAAATGAACGTAAAAATTCTAAAACCCAGGAATTTTTTGAGTATATATCAGCTATTAGAAGTGCATTTCCTCTTAGATAA